CGGCGCGGGGGCCAGCCCGCTTACGACCATGGTCGGCGTTCGCCCGGGACAGCGGAAATGATGCAAATCACGCGGGGATGTGATACAACTCACGTCCACTAGTGCGGGGGGCTGCTGCCCCCCCAGGCCCAATCCCAGTTCCGGCGCGGTTTTCGGCGCCGCCGCAGTTTTTGGCCTGGAGCGTCAGCAGTGTTGATGGCCGCCCATTCGACTACAAAACTTTGCCGGGGTCGGAACCCGGTTCCCAGGAGGAAGGCATGGGCACAGCAGTTGTAGGCCGCGGTGCGACTCAGGAATACAGCATCTGGAGAGTGATCATGGCGTCCGCCGTCGGCACTATGATCGAGTGGTACGACTTCTACATCTTCGGCAGCCTGGCTGCCGTGTTGGCGGTTAAATTCTATCCGCCGGGCAACGACACCTTTGCGTACATCGCCTACCTGGCGACGTTTGCCGTGGGGTTCGTGGTCCGGCCCTTCGGCGCGTTGTTCTTTGGACGAATCGGCGACCTCGTCGGGCGCAAGTACGCCTTCCTGGTCACGCTGGTTATCATGGGCACCTGCACCGCGCTGATCGGGGTCATGCCCACGTATAAGACGGCCGGCTGGTTTGCGCCCATCCTGCTGATCGGGTTCCGCGTCCTACAAGGTCTGGCGCTCGGCGGTGAATACGGCGGCGCAGCCGTATACGTCGCTGAACACGTACCCGACCGCAAGCGCGGCTTCTACACCAGCTTCATCCAGATCACCGCAACCTTGGGGCTGTTCATCTCCTTGCTGGTGATCCTGGCGGTGCAGAACTCGATGAGCAAGGAGGATTTCTCCGCCTACGGCTGGCGAATTCCGTTCCTGATTTCCATCGTACTGGTGGCCATCTCGCTGTACATCCGCCTGAAGATGAAGGAATCGCCAATCTTCACGCAGATCAAGACAGCGGGGATGACTTCAGTGGCGCCGCTGAAGGAAGCCTTCACCAAGAAGGAGAACCTGAAGCGGGTCGCGATCTCGCTGTTCGGGGCGACGGCCGGCCAGGGCGTGGTGTGGTACACCGGGCAGTTTTTCGCCCTGTTTTACATGCAGGCCATCCTGAAGGTGAACCCGACGCTGGCGAACAAGATCATCGCGGTA
The Terriglobales bacterium genome window above contains:
- a CDS encoding MFS transporter, translated to MGTAVVGRGATQEYSIWRVIMASAVGTMIEWYDFYIFGSLAAVLAVKFYPPGNDTFAYIAYLATFAVGFVVRPFGALFFGRIGDLVGRKYAFLVTLVIMGTCTALIGVMPTYKTAGWFAPILLIGFRVLQGLALGGEYGGAAVYVAEHVPDRKRGFYTSFIQITATLGLFISLLVILAVQNSMSKEDFSAYGWRIPFLISIVLVAISLYIRLKMKESPIFTQIKTAGMTSVAPLKEAFTKKENLKRVAISLFGATAGQGVVWYTGQFFALFYMQAILKVNPTLANKIIAVALLIGMPLFVVFGALSDRIGRKKIMMAGCLLAVITYIPIYKAMEGAAGNHVVTVKSTKNKVTGAISLTPMTTDPSGNLVAAKEAASPNVPLLVLLVLIQVVYVCMVYGPIAAYLVEAFPAKIRYTSLSLPYHIGNGVFGGLLPLIGLSACAATGNILAGVYYPMAIATMTFIVGSLTLKETHGIKIWDEVQETPKAAASRVRA